A segment of the Microbacterium luteolum genome:
CCTCTCCTGCGCGATCATGCTCGCGCAGCGCGGTGTCGACGTGCTCCTGGTCGAACGGCGCGACTTCGTGTTCCGCTTCCCCCGCGCGCACCTGCTCAACCCGCGCACCATGGAGGCATTCCACGACATGGGCGTCGCCGGCGACATCTACGGGGCGACCCCGGCGCACGACCGCTGGCGCAAGGCCGCCTGGTACACGACGGCGACCGGGCCGGGGCGCTTCGACGGGATGAAGATCGGCGACGTGCCGGCGTGGGGCGGGGGACCGGATGCCGAACGCTACCGCTCGTCCAGCCCGCGCGCTTTCGCGAACATGCCGCAGCTGCGGCTCGACCCGCTGATCCACCGGCACGCGCTCGCCGCGGCGCCCGGGCGCATCCGGAGCAGGCAGGAGGTCGTCGCGATCGAGCAGGATTCCGAATCGGCCGTCGTATCGGTGAGGGACGTCGTCACCGGCGAGCTGCGCACCGTGCGCGCCCGGTACGTGATCGCCGCGGACGGCGGACGCGACAGCGCCGACCTCCTCGGCATCGAGCTGGAGGGCCCGCGCGACATGCGCGAGGTCGTCAACTACCACGTGAGCATGGACCTGTCGGCGTGGTCGGAGCCCGATGCTCTCCTCGGCCACTTCCTGCATCCCGCGGGCGGTGCACGGCGCCGCGGCACGATCCAGGCGCTCGGACCCACGCACTACAACCGCGACTCCGAGGAGTGGCTGGTGTCTGTGGCGGCGTGGATGGTCGAGGGCGATCCCGACGACGAGGCGGCGCTCTTCGCGTCGATCCGCCGGATGCTCGGCCTCGCCGATGACCACGAGATCACGATGCACTCGATGACGCGCTGGAGCTATCACGGCCTGGTGGCGAAGCAGTTCCGCGACCGGCGGGTGTTCCTCGTCGGCGACGCCGCCCACAAGCATCCGCCGACCGGCGGGCTGGGACTGAACAGCGGCATCCAGGATGCGCAGAACCTGTGCTGGAAGCTCGCCGCCGTCCTCGACGGGCAGGCTCCGGACGGGCTGCTGGACAGCTACCAGGCCGAACGTCGGCCGGTCGTGGCGTGGTACACCGCGCACTCGCTCGAGAACGCGAACCGGCATCCTCCGATCGCGGAGGCCCTCGGCTTCTGCGACGACGAGGCCGCCGGTTTCCGCGGGCTCGAGGTGTTCGTCAGCGAGACTCCCGAAGGCGAGGCGATGCGCGCCCGTGTGGCGGCGGAGGTCGCCCACAATGCGCACGACTACA
Coding sequences within it:
- a CDS encoding FAD-dependent oxidoreductase, with the translated sequence MSASVKSPRDPSTSFDDDVWPDSTDVLIMGGGPVGLSCAIMLAQRGVDVLLVERRDFVFRFPRAHLLNPRTMEAFHDMGVAGDIYGATPAHDRWRKAAWYTTATGPGRFDGMKIGDVPAWGGGPDAERYRSSSPRAFANMPQLRLDPLIHRHALAAAPGRIRSRQEVVAIEQDSESAVVSVRDVVTGELRTVRARYVIAADGGRDSADLLGIELEGPRDMREVVNYHVSMDLSAWSEPDALLGHFLHPAGGARRRGTIQALGPTHYNRDSEEWLVSVAAWMVEGDPDDEAALFASIRRMLGLADDHEITMHSMTRWSYHGLVAKQFRDRRVFLVGDAAHKHPPTGGLGLNSGIQDAQNLCWKLAAVLDGQAPDGLLDSYQAERRPVVAWYTAHSLENANRHPPIAEALGFCDDEAAGFRGLEVFVSETPEGEAMRARVAAEVAHNAHDYSQLGVEAGYHYWAGALVPDGTPVPGDPSDPVTFHATSRPGHHLPHVWLDSATGGDGGSVSAHDLIAAAGLTLLTSESAAPRWRAAVAAASGNMPITVVAIADDDAAWTAVRQIDDDGALLVRPDRKVAWRAARLPADPDAELTAALETILRGGDAPAGDPAEPYLRRIRAAANVLVR